The following is a genomic window from Saprospiraceae bacterium.
TTTATGCCCTTTGGCAGGATTGTATTGGAATATTGGATAAGCCCTGGATTCCATAGCTAATTTTGCCTGTTGTACGCCAAGGTCGTCCGCTACTCCATGTTCAGGCTGACAAGTCGTGTAGCAATTAAATATGGCAGGTCGTTTGGCCATCAAACCGTCGATAAATCCTTCTATCATCTGACTGGTATTGGCAAGAGTACTTTGCAATACAAATGTATTACGGTGTGCCATGGCTATCAATCCAATTTCTTTTCTTGGCTCTGATTTTCCTTTCCACACCTTTCCATATTGTGCCATATCGGATACCTGACCGATAAATCCTGAAGTACATGCCTGACCACCTGTATTTGAATAAACCTGTGTATCGACTACAACTACTTTGATAGGTTTACCTGACGCCATCATTCTCGAAAGATTTTGGAAACCTATATCATACATGGCTCCGTCACCACCCAATGCTACAACCGGAGGACAAAGCAACCACTCTTCATCTGTGAATTGTTCCCATGTAAAATAAGTGAATATAGGATCATGAGTTGCAGGATCATACTGACCATTGATGACAAGTTCTGCCTTCCTGATGGCTTTGAATCCATCTGCCATTTTAGACATATGTCCTTCAAAGATACCCATTGCAATGGATGTGGAATCCTGGAAAAGATGATTGGTCCATGGGAATGGATAGGGATTGAAAGGATACGTGCTACCCCAAACCGATGTACAACCGGTAGAGTTACACATACCCATTGAAGATCTTCCTTTACCTGTGGTACCTTGAGTATATTTCCATTTCAGGTTTTTGAGTTTGGCCAATGTCCTTGTAATATCCATCAGCCAATCCTGATCTACTGGCGATGTTTCTTTTTCGCGATCTAATTTATGTGCCAGGTCAGAAACTTTCAGGTCACTGGTATAGGACTCCTGTACGATACGAGTCAGCGTATCAGTATCTGAGACATCGAGTGTGCTGATCAATTTTTGTTGTACAATCTTTTCTAATTTGGCAATTAAATCATCCAAATAAGTAAGGTGTTTTTCTATACGGGGCTGCATCAGGGACTCAACAGTAGCTGTGAATAAATGCACTACAGATTTTTCAGAGCAACCTAAACATGCACCGTCACCACTGGCAAAATTAAGGTAAGCATCCTTGTTGAGAAGAATAGTTTCCAATGGTCCGATTTTTTCTTCCAGGCTGTCTATACGATTGTATTTTTTTGGAGTATTTGGCAGGTCTAACCACAGATCCCATTGGCCTCTCATGCTTGCCACTGATGCTTCTGTCTGAGGAACAATTTTGAGCGCATCATCATCACACACATTGACGCATTCCATACATCCTTTACAGGTAGTAGGATTGATCGTGATGCTGAATAGTCCGCCACTATTAGGTTCATTTTTTTCGTGCAGATCAAAATATGGTCTGGTAAGGGCAAAATCAAAATCACCCAATTCATCTTTGAACCATCCAAACTCTCTGACAACATTTTCGTCACCATTACTCTCTGAGATCATTTTGGAGATTGCATGGTTGATATAGGTATTGACAGTCGCGCCATTTTTGGGTTGATTCATGAGGGTACGGATGTGACTTTCCATCTGGCGCACTGCTTTTGGAAGCACTTCTACATTGCCGTGATTTTTCTTTACTCTCTTCAGCACAGTCTCCAGGACATCAGATAAGGTACTTACCAACCCTGGTATAGCCGTATCAGGACACACAGTATAACAATTGCCGCAGGCCGTACAATTATTGGGAATCCATGATGGGTGATCAAATCTGATACCAGTCATATCTCTGAATAAAGATGTGGTAGCCGGCATCACACTCAGACCAATGAATGGATCAGTGATATTGTCATTGCCTAAACCTTGCTGATAAAAATTGCCGGTTTGCTCCCAAAATCTGTGTATATCACTCAATTTTGATTGACTTTGCGGAGAGCTTTTCAGCATCTGTGGAAGAGGAAGTATTGGTTTGCCATTTGATTTTTCAGGAGCATCTTTACTGATTTCTTTTATTTTTATTTCCCTTACTTCATCAAATCCTCGTTTTACAACCCGCATGTTATCATCCACGACTCGCTGACCTTTGGAGCCAAACTTGTGCATCAATTGATCTTCGATGGCTTTCAACAGTTCCACATCATTGAGATTGGCCTTTTGCATCAATGGTGACGCTGCAAAAAATGCGCCCTGGAAGGCGATACCCTGCATTCTGAGTTGTAACTCAACATCTGTAGCTTCTTCTCTGGCTATTTTAAAACCGTCGATATAAAAAATATGAATTTCCTGTTCGATGATGACTTTTTGATAAGGTGCAGGTATGTTGGCCCATACTTTTTCGGGTTTTTCCTGATCGCTCTGGATGATAAAACATCCGCCTCGTTTCAATCCTGCCAATGCATTGGTATGTTTAAATACATTGGGATCCGGGGATAAAACTACATCCACAAAGAAATATTCACAATTGATTTTGATAGGTTCAGGTGCAGCGGCGAGATAATATGTCGTAGGCTGACCTTTTTTCTCAGAGCCATATTTCGGATTGGCTTTTATTTCGTAACCGAGCAGATCATATAGTGTCATCGCCAGATTTTTACCTGTAGTAATCGCTCCCCAACCACCGATAGAGTGAAATCTCACTGTGATGGCATCTTTTGGCATCATGTTAGGATTTTCGCTTCCTCTTACGCTCAGATCCTTGATATTGGGATATGCATCAGAAATGGATTCCTGATATAGTTTTTGTTTAGGAGTATAAGGCACATCTCTTAGAAAGTCGATAGACAAGTAGAACAGTTTTTTATGTTTGCCATTGGGAAGCATGTTTTCTACTGCTCCGATGATACCCTCAGGCTGTAAGTCTCTGCTACCCATACCGAATGAACCAGAATAAATATCTGGCATATCTCCAGGTTTGTATGTGGTTAATTCAGGATAAGGTACGCCATGTTTGGTAAAACCGTTTTCTGCACATTTTGAAAGGGTAGCCCGTACTTCTCTGGCTATAGGCAGATCGGCAGCAAGTGGCTGATCCAAACGTTCCAGGATAACAACACCTTTTTTTCCTTTTATAATTTTAGATACCAAATCTCCCGGGAATGGGCGGAACATCACTAAATCCACAACACCTACTTTTATGCCACGTGTTTCGCGCAGATAGTCTGACACCACTTCTGCACTTGGGATAAGACTTCCCTGACCAAGGATGAGATAGTCTGCATCCTCTGCTTTGTAGGTCATCACTCTCGAGTACTTACGACCGGTGAGTTTTGCATATTCATCAAAAGCCTGATCAGTAAGTTCTTTAATATGGTCAAAGAAAAATGGTCTTTGAGACGCCACACTCTGCATATAGGAATCCTGATTTTGGACAATACCGGCCATCATAGGATTATCCACATCCCAGACTTCAGGGATACGACGACGCTGATCTCCGTAAATGATTTTCTGTGCCGGAGTAGGCGTATCGATGATATCATCAGGTCTTCCTAAAAAGTCTCTGATCAGATTTCTTTCCGGAAGATATAAGGATTCTATAAGGTGCGTCGTTAAAAATCCATCCTGAGCAATGATACCCGGTGTAAGTGCCAACTCCGCTATTCGGTGAGCGATGATGTTCATGTCAGCTACGTGCTGCACATTTTTGGCAAATAGCTGAAAAAATCCAGTGTCATCTATGGCATGATAATCATCATGTCCTGCATGTACATTGAGGGTGGATTTGGTCATCGCTCTGGCACCAATATTGAGGACATAAGTCAATCTTTTTCCTACCGCGGCATATAGTGATTCATGCATATAGGCAATACCCTGACCGGATGAAAAATTGGCTGCTCTCAAACCTGTCATAGAAAGACCTGCAGTGACTGCTGCAGCTGCGTGTTCGCCTTCTGGCTCGATAAAAATCAATGGCCTGTCTGATATGTTGAGATGGCCTTTAGCTGCTTCCTCTGCCCAGTATTCACCCATTTGGGTGGATGGGGTAATGGGGTAGGCACCTGCAGCATCTGTGGATTCTCGCTCGCACATGATGGCGGCAGTATTTCCATCCATTACAGTTTTTACACCAGGGTATTTGATTGACTCATTCATCTGTTAAATTTTATTTGAATTTTAAGATCAGATGGAATTGATAACTTACATCCATCTATGGTGTTATCGAACTCTCGTTTCGAATGAAAAATAATCATCACGATTTGTATGCTTATTGCTCATGCTCATTTCATGATTTTTCCTTTTACCATTTAAATGGCTGCAAGGTAAAGCACATCCGAAACTTGAAATATGATTTTTATCATAATACATAATGACATTTTTCAGCACACTCAAAACCAACTACTTTGAGATGATTTCTTCAATCTTAAAGCGATATAAAGGCTTGTGCTGAGATATAAAATTTTATTCAGTAATATTGAACCTAAAAAACTAAAATGATAATCTATTACGACCTCCAAATACTGTATTCTGACCTATGAAACTACATGACCATGCCGTCAGGTGTGCTGACGGTTCCTTCACTAAACTGAGCTCCCACTCAATTTTACTGTCGTACCGTTCAGTCATACACCATACTGTGCGCAGCTATGCTGTAGTGATGACTTCAGCATAGCTGCACACAGTATGATTTGTCGTCAAAAGTGCTGATTTTACCCGCCTGCTCCGAAGCGGGCAGGTTGTATTTTTGGCCTTCATAACGGAATCATTTTAGATATTTAGGTTGAATAAATAACTATATTTTAAGGATAAAAAGGCTTTAATATCTTCCCTTCATCACTGAGTAGTTGGTGAAGGGTGTCATCCTGTAAAATTTGTTTTAAACTGTAGTTTTTGCCATTTATTGATACATTATTGGAAATCAATCTTATGCCATGACTATAATCTGCATAAGTTGCGCCATGACCATTGTACAACGGTTGGATAGGGCTGCCATTGAGATAGTGCCAACCATAGATAACTACACCTGTTTTATTTTCACTTTTGTAAATTTTGTTGGAGATTACGACATCCTTTTTATGGCCACTTACCAATGATCCTGGTGGATGATCTTTAAGATATGAGGCCCTTTGATCATTGATCATTTGATGATGTTTCCACATTACAGATATTTTCGTCATTTCCGGGCTGGGAGCAATAGGTGATGGTGATAATTTGACCGAAGAATTCTCCCAAATTGTATCTACAAGCTTGCGCGTAGGAAGAGAACAATTTAATTCATCGCACAGCTTTTGGGCAAGTAAAGGAGACATTGGTATCATAAAATAGTCCTGTTCACTACCGATTGACAAATAATCGGGAAGAACAAATATTGTCACTTTATAACTTTTTGCATCAATTTTTTGCTCAAATGAAACAGGGACTAACATCCGCTGAAAATCAGGAATGTTGCCGCTTAAAATCTCCCTGTATATAGCATCATCCAGTTCATCTAAAGAAAGATCTTTTACCGACTCCGCAAATGCACTTCCTGATAATGAAGCAGATGCCCGGGATTGTATTATTAAAGATTGTGAGAAGAAGACATCACAATGCAGAAAATGTACCATTAAAATAATACTCAGACTCGTATAACACTTACCCATGGCTCATTATCATTGCGGATTATTTTATATTGTTTAACAACTAAAAATATTACAGAATATGACTTACTGTCATATTACCAGCTTTTTATTCTGGATGATTTACTCAAAGTACCCTTTTGATAATTCGCAGTTTGTGTGTATACTTATAAAGATCAGTATTATAAATGCCATGATGATCAATTTTGTCAATTCTGACACAACCATACACATGAATTATTTTTTTTTCTCCCATCATTATTCCCACGTGGTTTATTTGACCTTCTTTATCTTCACAAAAAGCTAAATCGCCTTCTTCTGCGAGTTCGGCAAAATCTACTATTTCACCAAGTAAAAATTGTTCAAGTGGGAATCGAGGCATCCATATTCCAAAAAATCTAAAAACATTTTGAACAAGAGCTCCTGCATCAATGCCAAATGGAGACCTGCCACCTTTCAACTCAGGGCTGAACAAATACCTCCTTGCAATTTTAATCAGCAATTCCGGGCTGGTTTCCAGTCCATCTACTAATGTTGCCTGACCATTGAAAATGTATTTGTTATCAGGCATCTGAAAAGAAATACCATCAAACTGCGGTAGGGAAGAACCAATGACGATAGATTTCGTATAGTCATCATTAAATACCGAATGACATATTTCAAGAGATAATGCCGGATTTAAATTCAATTTTTCAAATAAGACTTCATCAATGAGAAATAATTGGACAGAATGAACCCAACCAATTATATTACAAGCAGTAGTATTTACTTTAAACCAGTGTTTGTTTTTTTTCTGAATAACCGTACAGGTTTCGCCAAAAAGCATTTGGCTGATCATCCCGGCATCTTCTGATGGTGCATGCCAAACAGGTACCACATTTAAATGGCACACAGCATGGAAATAATGTTTGGTGTCAATCTTTTTTTTCTTTGACATACACCTTTATATAATTATTTTAAATATCATTCGTTATTGAATGGTAAGAAAATGAATAATACAAGATCAAAAATCAGTCCATATTCATTAAAAAGATTGAAATATATAAAATTTATTAGATTTGCACTCCAATATATTAAATAAAACTTTAATGAGAGTTGTCTTGGCATCCACTTTTATTTGTCTTTTCCGAAAAGGGGCTGTTACCTTGGTTTTTTTCTTTGTTCTTAGCAGTGTTCTGGTTGGACAGGATGCACATTTTTCACAGTTTTATGCATCTCCGATGACATTAAATCCTGCTTTGGCAGGTACTTATACCGGTACTTACAGGATTTCAACTATCTACAGAGATCAATGGAGAGGGGCTCTGGACAATTCATTAAGGACATTTGCAGCAAGTGGTGATGTGAAGTTTAATATGAATTTTGGTCAGACTTCCATGCCGGATGTGGTAGGGGTGGGTATCACTTTTTTTGGCGACAGAGTACCTACATTTGATTTTAACTCCAATCAGATTATGCTCACTGCTGCCTATCATAAAGCTTTGGATAAAAAGACAAAACAATATTTAGGATTGGGGCTACAGGGAGGTATTTTGCAAAGAAGTATCAATTACGAAGATCTGAGTTTTCAAGATCAGTTTAATTCCGTTGATGGTTTTACCTTGCCAACAGGTGAAAATCTTCCACCCAATAACCGAGCCTTTGCGGATTTGGGTTTGGGGCTTTATTACACCATTTCACCTACAAAAAAATCCAACTTTCATGCTGGGGTCGGGTATTTTCATCTTACAAAACCGAATATATCTTTTTACAATATCCCTGACATTATCAATCCCAATGTTATAAAAAATGATACCTTGAATGCCAAGTGGAGCATACACACAGGAGCATCATTTGAAGTGGCAGACAGGATTTTTGTCCAGCCCAGGATGAACGCATTGATTCAGGGACCGCATGCGGAGTTGAACCTTGGAACAACATTCAGATATAAAGTATCGAAAACTGAAGCAAAATACCTATTGTTAGGTCCGTATATAAGAGGTGTAAAAAACTATAATAATGTGGGTGTTGAATCCGTGATTGCGATGGCAGGATTTGAAATGAATAACTTCATCATCGGCTTCAGTTACGATCAGAATTTAAAAAATCTTGTATCGGACAGGAGATCATTGTCATCTTTTGAGTTGTCCATCATTTACATTGGAGAACATCATAATGATGATAATTTTTGTCCTCAGTGGTAATGCTAATTTGATTGAACTTTATAACTTTCAACACAATTTCTTTTACATATTTTTTGTCAGCTGCTGTATGACACGAAATTCACTGAGAAATACCTTGCCAATGACTCGGAATGCCGTATAAAAAGGAATAGCCAACACCATACCCAAAATCCCACCCACTTTTGCTCCAACTAACACTACAATAAATATCTCAAGAGGGTGCGCTTTGACACTTTTGGAAAATATATTGGGCTGAAGTATGATGTCGTCTATCAATCTGGTGACCATAAATACTAATAAAACCTTGATAATAAGAGGTATCATTTCGTCGTAAAATGAAAGTTCCATATGCGATGACAATGTAATCATCACACCAATAGCGGTAGCAACCAATGGACCAATATATGGGATAACATTCATAATACCTGCAAAAAAACCTATCAGCAATGCATTTTTAACTCCCAATGCCATCAGAGACAATGAAACAATCAGCGTAATAAGCGTCACTTGTATTAAAATACCTATAAAATACCTGATCAGAAGACGGCTGGTTTCATCAACAGCTTGTCTTGTCTGCTGTTCATACCTGCTTGGCACCATGGATGTCAGGATTTTGTCAAACAGACCTTGTTCTCTCAGAAAGAAAAACCCAATAAAAAATATCGAAAACAAACCCACCATAATATCACCGAAAGCCGACACAGAATCTCCAAGCATTTGTCTGATCTTTTCAGGATTGACATAGGTATTGATATTTGATTTTAAGATTGTAAAAAAATCTTCTCCCGATTTTTCAATTCCTGTTTTTTCATGGAGAGGTTGGTTCTTTTGATTTTCAGGAAGGTAGATGTTTATACTGATGGATTTTCCATCAACTTTGTTTTCTGAGTTTAGCACTGAATCCACCGTAACTTTGTAGACGGGCATCTCACTCTCACCAGCAGTTTCATTTATTTTTTGAGTGGTCAGAGTGGTGTCAGATTCTATCATCAGTTTCTTTTTTATCAGCCATTTCTCCCAGTCTCTTATAGGTTCTTCAAGTGCAGTTACCACACGATTATAATCCACTTTTGACAGATTTTCTACTTGATTGACCAATGGTGGTATAAATGTCCAAATGAGTGCCATACAACCAATCAGAAACAGCCCCAAAGTAATCAATGCCGCAATGTTTTTGCCTAAATATTTTCTGAGAAATACCACTATAGGAGCTCCAATCATGGATATAATCCAAGCTATAAGGATGTAGGTTACAATTTCACTAAAATAGTACAATACGGCTCCTACTATCAATAGCGAAATGGAAGCAATCAGATATCTGGTGTTAAATTTCATTGGATTGTTGGTATTCCATGCAAATATATATCATTCGGGTAAGTTTCTGGTAAAAACATACTCTAAATCAAAATTTGTAAATCAAGCATTTTTTATATTTTTCCTTTGACAGTTTAAGAGAACCTTAAAAAGAACATTAACTTTGGACTCTAATATTTGACCGCAATGGATTCAAGCTTGCAAGGACTTAACGAGATTCAGGTTCGTCATAATCGGGAAAAATTTGGCTCGAATATAATTGAAAACCAAAAGGGAGGTCACTTTTTTAAGATTTTGGTTGAAATCATCAGTGAGCCGATGTTTTTAATATTGGTCATTACGTCTGTGTTATATTTTGTACTGGGAGAATTCAGTGAAGGACTTATCATGCTGATAGCTATTTTCCTTGTAGCAGGTATTTCTTTGTTTCAGGAAAATCGGAGCAGAAACGCTGTGGATTCGCTGAAGAAACTTTCTAATCCCAAGATAAGATGTATGAGGAATGGAATTGATGAAGTCATTGATACAGAAGAATTGGTTGTTGATGATATTTTTTATGTTGAAGATGGAGATATTATTCCTGCAGATGGTTTCATTATTGATGCCAATGATTTTTCCGTAAATGAAAGTATGCTTACAGGTGAATCATTGCCGGTTTTCAAAAATGCTCTGGCAGTATCTAATAATATTTTCAAAGGGTCAATGGTGGAATCAGGATACTGTAAAGCTATTGTTACTTCGGTGGGAGTTAACACTGCCATGGGCAAAATTGGTAAGAGTCTTGACAGTATAATCAATGAAAAAACACCGCTACAGCAACAAATAAGAAGCTTTACAAAGTCCATGGTAGCCTATGGTGTGATTGCTTTTTTGCTTGTTTGGGGCATGAATTATTTTCTAAAAGGAAATCTGATAGAGAGCCTTTTGCAGGGTTTGACTTTGGCTATGTCAGTATTACCGGAGGAAATACCCGTTGCGTTCAGCACTTTTATGGCTTTAGGTGCTTATCATTTATATAAAAAAAGAGTAATAGTCCGCACTCCTTATACAGTGGAAGTATTAGGTGCCGCTACGGTAATTTGTACTGACAAGACAGGTACATTGACGGAAAATAATATGGAAATTGTATCCATTTACGACTTCCAAAACGATATTCTTTTTGATTTTACCAAAGTTCCTCCATCGTCCAATGATGTCTTGACATATGCAATGTGGGCATCAGAACCAAGTCCATTTGACAATATGGAAAAAGCTATTCACCATATGTATGGGCATTTAGCAGAAGTGGATTTGAGGCCTGGTTTCAGCATGCATAAAGAATATCCTCTCAGCGGAAATCCTCCTATGATGACCCATGTATGGAAAGATGACTTTGGAAATGCCGTTATCGCTGTCAAAGGTAGCATGGAGAAAGTGTTGAGTCAATGTGATGTCTCTACTCTGCAATTGCAACAAATAAACCAATGTTCGACACAACTTGCAAATAAAGGGTATCGTGTATTATGTGTAGCAAACTCTGATCACAATATACAGTCACTTCCAGATTCTCAAAATGATTTTAAATATAATCTCTTGGGATTGATCGCTTTTTATGATCCTCCAAAAAAGAATATAAATGGTGTCCTTAATAATTTTTATAAAGCAGGAGTGGACATAAAGATGATCACAGGAGATCTCGCAGGAACCGCTGTTGCCATAGGCAAACAGGTGGGTATAAAAAATAGTGAAATCTTTATGACGGGAGATGAATTGGTGCACTTGAGTGAAGACCAATTGAGGTTGAAAGTAAAAGATATAAATATTTTTGCAAGGATGTTTCCAGATGCAAAGCTCAGATTGATAGAAGCCCTGAAATCCAATGGTGAGGTAGTTGCGATGACTGGTGATGGAGTCAACGATTCTCCTGCTTTAAAGTCTGCACACATCGGTATAGCTATGGGAAAGGGTGGAAGTGAAGTGGCCAAGAATGCTGCTTCCATTATCCTTATGGACGATGACCTCAAATGGATGGTCGATGCCATTGCGTTGGGACGAAGGATTTATGAAAATCTTAAAAAAGCAATAAGGTATATCATTTCTATTCATATTCCTGTGATACTTATTGTCGCGTTGCCCCTATTTTTATATTGGAAATATTCAAATATTTTCACTCCGGTTCATGTGATTTTCCTTGAGCTTATTATGGGACCCACTTGCTCGATCATATTTGAAAATGAGCCTATAGAAAAAAATTCCATGAACAGACCTCCAAGAAAGATGGGTAATTATTATTTTTCTTTTAAAGAATTGTTAATCAGTATCATACAAGGCCTGGCCATAACCATATCATGCCTGGCCTTGGGATATTACTACATGGAAACCGGTGGTAGTGAATCCCTTGTTAGAACAGTTATTTATACTACTCTGATATTTTCCAATGTATTTTTAACCTTGGTCAACAGATCATTCTATTTTTCTTTTTTTAAAACTATCAGGTATAAAAACCACCTTATACCATTAGTCATATTGATTTCATTATTGATACTCATTCTGGCCGTCAGTTATACTCCTGTGAGGAATGTATTTGGCTTTGAAGTTTTATCATTATACCAGTGGTTTATTTGTTTTGGTGCTGCCTTTATTGGAGTCTTTTGGATGGAAGTGTATAAATATTTTTTTTATAAATAGAGTTTGCTGAATATATTATATCTACTTTTTCTGCAGACCCTAAATAGTGAGTAGTAGTAAAAAGAACATAAACTATAACTGCATTAAAGATTTCTTTTAGAGTATGTTTAAAATTTATCCATTAGCAATAAAATGTTCCATTTGTGTGTATGACAAATTACACTTTTTCAGTGTTCTATTTAATATATGGTAAAAACGTGGTTGAATTGGGTGGGTCGTCTCAAGCGTAGCTTGACAGGCTCTTCAGAGCCTGCCAAGCTACGCTTGGGAATGAGGGTAGAGATGAAGAAAATTTGAATTCGTGCAGTTTGTTAAACAAACGTTCCATTTTGGCTACAAATTCGTTAAATTTTTCGCCTGCCTGCCGTTTTTTTAAGGCAAGATTTATTGAGTCCACTCTGAAAAGTCTTTGAAGCAGAGAACGTGAAAAAAATCAGATTTCTAATTATCTGATAATCAAACGTTTCCATTTTGATTGGGTAAAAAACGGTTGATTGTCATTGGATTTGTTTTTTCGGAGTAGACTCATCTATTAGAGTTTAGCAGTCAGGAAGGTCGAATTGCCCATCCGCCGCGGCGGAATGCATAATTTGCCTCTTTACGCTCAAAATAACTCTATTCTATTAGCCAAAAACAAATTTTAAAACTCTTATTCTTAAATATTAGAGTACAGTCCTATTAGAGCTGATTGAGATCTTATTTATTTTGTTCTTTCATATATTCTCTTCCTGATTCTGGAAAGCGAAACAGGTGTTATTCCTAAATAATTGGCAATATGCTTATTAAATACTTTCTGAAATAATTCAGGATTTTTATTCAATAAATTAATGTATCTTTCTACAGGTAGTTTTGTCAGACTCTCTTCGATCCTGTACTGCATGATTATCATGTTTTCTTTTAGAATTTTTATGTACAGCTTGGTGAATTTTTTTTTCTTCAAAGCCAGATTTTCAAATTCGACAAAATCAAAA
Proteins encoded in this region:
- a CDS encoding cation-translocating P-type ATPase, translating into MDSSLQGLNEIQVRHNREKFGSNIIENQKGGHFFKILVEIISEPMFLILVITSVLYFVLGEFSEGLIMLIAIFLVAGISLFQENRSRNAVDSLKKLSNPKIRCMRNGIDEVIDTEELVVDDIFYVEDGDIIPADGFIIDANDFSVNESMLTGESLPVFKNALAVSNNIFKGSMVESGYCKAIVTSVGVNTAMGKIGKSLDSIINEKTPLQQQIRSFTKSMVAYGVIAFLLVWGMNYFLKGNLIESLLQGLTLAMSVLPEEIPVAFSTFMALGAYHLYKKRVIVRTPYTVEVLGAATVICTDKTGTLTENNMEIVSIYDFQNDILFDFTKVPPSSNDVLTYAMWASEPSPFDNMEKAIHHMYGHLAEVDLRPGFSMHKEYPLSGNPPMMTHVWKDDFGNAVIAVKGSMEKVLSQCDVSTLQLQQINQCSTQLANKGYRVLCVANSDHNIQSLPDSQNDFKYNLLGLIAFYDPPKKNINGVLNNFYKAGVDIKMITGDLAGTAVAIGKQVGIKNSEIFMTGDELVHLSEDQLRLKVKDINIFARMFPDAKLRLIEALKSNGEVVAMTGDGVNDSPALKSAHIGIAMGKGGSEVAKNAASIILMDDDLKWMVDAIALGRRIYENLKKAIRYIISIHIPVILIVALPLFLYWKYSNIFTPVHVIFLELIMGPTCSIIFENEPIEKNSMNRPPRKMGNYYFSFKELLISIIQGLAITISCLALGYYYMETGGSESLVRTVIYTTLIFSNVFLTLVNRSFYFSFFKTIRYKNHLIPLVILISLLILILAVSYTPVRNVFGFEVLSLYQWFICFGAAFIGVFWMEVYKYFFYK